A single window of Granulicella sibirica DNA harbors:
- a CDS encoding amidase has product MIDELRLELDAGADPVEVAMRFADRANGIASRNTYLHFDRDEAIRQAEALAGRFPDVDARPPLYGVPVSIKDCFDVAGTRTTFGSRFYERTGEVASADSAMAQRLRDAGCVITGKTHLQALAYGITGENPEYGDCVQPRDASLLTGGSSSGAAASVQEGSAVAAIGTDTGGSIRVPAALCGLVGYRCSHSIASTWWPEVWQGARHLARSFDTPGVLFRDLKDLSVLAEGIFGVPAVATPAVIRVGCVAESFLSRCDAEVIATYRQSKERWQRVGAEVEEFDASEWEGSVAIFSGIQAHEAAAIHRGHYDEFDAEIAARLKWGASLTDEQVTDLLARLAVFRERMTALMARFDLLMLPCAPMSRLVAGEDHTAIRPEILRYTTPFSLAGLPVVALPGENFGTGMQIATAPGEDAKLIALIERFTS; this is encoded by the coding sequence ATGATCGACGAGTTGCGGCTAGAGCTTGATGCTGGCGCTGACCCGGTTGAGGTGGCGATGCGCTTCGCGGATCGGGCGAACGGGATCGCATCGCGGAACACCTACCTGCACTTCGACCGCGATGAAGCGATACGTCAGGCTGAGGCGCTGGCGGGCCGTTTTCCGGATGTGGACGCAAGGCCGCCGCTCTATGGGGTTCCGGTCTCGATCAAGGACTGCTTCGATGTGGCAGGTACGCGGACGACGTTCGGTTCGCGATTCTACGAGCGGACGGGGGAGGTTGCGTCTGCCGATTCGGCGATGGCGCAACGGCTGCGGGATGCCGGATGCGTGATCACCGGCAAGACGCACCTGCAGGCACTCGCGTACGGCATCACCGGCGAGAATCCTGAGTACGGCGATTGTGTTCAACCACGGGATGCCAGTCTTCTTACGGGAGGGTCGTCGAGCGGAGCGGCGGCGAGTGTGCAGGAAGGGTCGGCGGTGGCGGCTATTGGGACCGATACGGGCGGATCGATCCGTGTTCCGGCTGCGCTCTGCGGACTGGTCGGGTATCGGTGCTCGCATTCGATTGCATCGACCTGGTGGCCAGAGGTTTGGCAGGGAGCGAGACACCTTGCGCGCTCGTTCGATACGCCAGGTGTGCTGTTTCGCGATCTGAAGGATCTCAGCGTGCTGGCGGAGGGGATTTTTGGCGTCCCCGCCGTGGCAACTCCGGCAGTCATCAGAGTTGGCTGCGTGGCCGAGAGCTTTCTCTCCAGATGTGATGCCGAGGTAATCGCGACCTACCGGCAATCTAAAGAGCGGTGGCAGCGGGTAGGGGCCGAGGTCGAAGAGTTCGACGCCAGCGAGTGGGAGGGAAGCGTCGCGATCTTTTCGGGGATCCAGGCGCATGAGGCGGCGGCAATCCATCGGGGGCACTACGACGAATTCGACGCGGAGATCGCGGCCCGGCTCAAATGGGGAGCTTCCTTGACCGACGAGCAGGTGACGGACCTCCTCGCGCGGCTTGCCGTTTTTCGCGAGCGGATGACAGCCTTGATGGCACGCTTCGACCTTCTGATGCTGCCGTGCGCCCCGATGAGCAGGCTGGTCGCCGGCGAGGATCACACCGCCATACGCCCGGAGATCCTGCGGTACACGACGCCATTCAGCCTCGCCGGTCTTCCGGTGGTCGCGCTTCCCGGAGAAAACTTCGGGACAGGCATGCAGATCGCGACCGCTCCCGGGGAGGACGCCAAGCTGATCGCTCTGATCGAGCGGTTTACTTCTTGA
- a CDS encoding nucleoside deaminase: protein MKTPALSYAVMLEAAIEEARKGLAEGGIPIGAAIFDRHGRLVSSGHNRRVQEDDPSIHGETDAFRRAGRQRSYRDLIMVTTLAPCWYCSGLVRQFGFGTVVVGESVNFGGGVEWLREAGVEVIDLASSECIAMMAEYIEREPVVWNEDIGEPA from the coding sequence ATGAAAACGCCCGCCCTGAGTTACGCCGTGATGCTGGAAGCCGCGATAGAGGAGGCCCGTAAAGGGCTTGCCGAAGGAGGCATTCCAATCGGCGCGGCGATCTTCGATCGACACGGCAGGCTGGTCAGCTCCGGGCATAACCGCAGAGTGCAGGAGGACGACCCGTCGATTCACGGAGAGACGGATGCGTTTCGCCGGGCGGGGCGGCAGAGGTCGTATCGGGATCTGATCATGGTGACCACGCTGGCGCCGTGCTGGTACTGCTCGGGGCTGGTGCGACAGTTCGGGTTCGGGACGGTGGTCGTGGGGGAATCGGTGAACTTCGGCGGGGGCGTGGAGTGGCTGCGCGAGGCGGGCGTCGAGGTGATTGATCTGGCTTCGAGCGAGTGCATCGCCATGATGGCGGAGTATATCGAGCGGGAGCCGGTCGTTTGGAACGAGGATATCGGGGAGCCGGCTTAG
- a CDS encoding APC family permease, whose protein sequence is MEPVSVAIHEKAAAPVPESYRLKQQILSPLETLAQSVSTIAPSTSPTLTIPLVFALAGTGTWLAYTFALIAMTLVGLCIAAFARDSASPGSLYVYTKQTLPPIFATISAWSLFFAYVTTASSVIGGFIAYAYVVLGRYGHLFSPVLLAAIATAACIFIAYRDIQVSTRLMLWIEGASVCLIAIVAVIVLSQHGLHLDPTQIHLTGSTPVGLRLGVMLAIFSFVGFESATTLGAEAKAPLTTIPQAVIRSAVFSGIFFIICAYTLVLGFHVVSIPLNESAAPFRILAAQAHITPVGRVIDVGVLVSMFAATLSCIIAGARVLMLMAHHGFVHASLGKTHATHDTPGTAGLLTGFLAFIPAAVLAHRGVSGNDIYGYMGSTAVFGFLTCYGLVAVALPVHLKRQDRLNGGWLLLAIASTAAMLLAMVGTIYPIPPAPYRYLPYVYLAYLLCGLGWYAVVSRRRAA, encoded by the coding sequence ATGGAACCTGTCAGCGTGGCAATCCACGAAAAGGCTGCCGCCCCCGTCCCCGAGTCCTACCGGCTCAAACAGCAAATTCTCTCGCCGCTCGAAACCCTCGCCCAGTCCGTCTCGACCATCGCCCCAAGCACCTCGCCCACCCTCACCATCCCCCTCGTCTTCGCCCTCGCCGGGACAGGCACATGGCTCGCGTACACCTTCGCCCTCATCGCGATGACTCTGGTAGGCCTCTGCATCGCGGCGTTCGCGCGCGACTCCGCCTCGCCCGGCTCGCTGTACGTTTACACCAAGCAGACGCTGCCTCCCATCTTTGCCACCATCTCCGCGTGGTCGCTCTTCTTCGCCTACGTCACGACAGCCTCGTCCGTCATCGGTGGCTTCATCGCCTACGCCTACGTGGTCCTCGGCCGCTACGGACACCTCTTCTCCCCCGTCCTCCTCGCCGCCATCGCCACCGCCGCCTGCATCTTCATCGCCTATCGCGACATCCAGGTCTCAACCCGTCTCATGCTCTGGATCGAAGGTGCCTCAGTCTGCCTGATCGCCATCGTCGCCGTCATCGTGCTCTCGCAGCACGGCCTGCACCTCGACCCGACCCAGATCCACCTCACCGGCTCCACTCCCGTCGGCCTGCGCCTCGGAGTCATGCTCGCCATCTTCAGCTTCGTCGGCTTCGAGAGCGCCACGACCCTCGGCGCGGAAGCCAAAGCCCCCCTCACGACCATCCCCCAGGCCGTGATCCGCTCCGCCGTCTTCTCCGGCATCTTCTTCATCATCTGCGCCTACACACTCGTGCTCGGCTTCCACGTCGTGTCGATTCCGCTGAACGAGAGCGCCGCCCCCTTCCGCATCCTCGCCGCCCAGGCCCACATCACCCCCGTCGGCCGCGTCATCGACGTCGGCGTCCTCGTCAGCATGTTCGCCGCCACGCTCTCCTGCATCATCGCCGGAGCCCGCGTCCTCATGCTGATGGCGCACCACGGCTTCGTCCACGCAAGCCTCGGCAAGACCCATGCCACCCACGACACGCCCGGCACCGCCGGTCTCCTTACCGGCTTCCTCGCCTTCATCCCCGCCGCCGTTCTCGCCCACCGCGGCGTCTCCGGCAACGACATCTACGGCTACATGGGCTCAACGGCCGTCTTCGGCTTCCTGACCTGCTACGGACTCGTCGCCGTAGCGCTGCCGGTTCACCTCAAGCGCCAGGACAGGCTGAACGGCGGCTGGCTCCTTCTCGCGATCGCCTCCACCGCCGCCATGCTGCTCGCGATGGTCGGCACCATCTACCCGATCCCACCCGCCCCGTACCGCTACCTGCCCTACGTCTACCTCGCCTATCTACTCTGCGGCCTCGGCTGGTACGCCGTCGTCAGCCGCCGCCGTGCTGCTTAG